GTAAACTATTATACCTACTTGTTCTCTATTCGTTTCGGTTGCTTATGCTAAGTAAACTTTCCTTTTCGTCGTATTCACATTTCAGCGCACCCTTTCCCGGTACTTTGACGTGACACACGCAACCGCCCAGCTGGCGCCAACCTTCATCAGCAAGCTGAACACTGCCGTGCAGCTGGTAACTGTTGCTGCCACGCTCGGTGCACCAATCTTCAACTACGTCGACCATGTGTATCTTCACGGGCTGTGGTATTTGACCGGGTTTACCACCGTTGCGGCTGCCGCTAGCTACCTCACCAGCAAGGACACGTACAAAATACTACGCAAAAAATCGTAGTCCACGACACGTACACGCAACCACGGTGTGTACCCTGTCCTCAGCTCCTGTCTTCATTTGTTGgagttgtcttttttttcttctcgttgtTGTTTGActcccagaaaaaaaatccccctcccccccaaatTTAGTGCCGTATAAACTACCCACGGTAGACACAGGTTTTGGTCCAAAaacatgtaaataaataaagatagTTCCTCATTATTAGACAATTTCTATGACTTCTATGATTTCAAAACTCACGAGGATTAAATTGCAATACTTTATATAGTtgtcaaatttaattaacggTACCATGATTAAGCTcccgaaacgaaaacgaaaacgttAGAGAACTTTAAACCCATTAGCAAGTACACTGTACAATGTATGATATCTATTTCCATATCTATTTCCTCAACATTTCTAAAACAACCACAACTCAAACCAATTCGCTATAAAATTATCATCTACGTTGCCACAATATACTTCGGTTGGCGGTACATTTCATATGCGAACTCTTCCTGATGTGAAGGATCAAACTCCAAACCGATAAAATCGAGTTCCAGACGAAAGCTACCTTCGTGACCACCGCGCGAACCGACGGAGAAGCCCACATTTGTGATTCGATTGAGTGGTACTGGACCCTGCTGGTCCTGCACTCGGCCCtttgaagcgagaaaaaacttggaaaatggaatttttgCCACCTGCCAATGTGGTCCACCGCGCGTGTACAGCACGTAGTGGTAGATATCGTTCCAGAGTATATCGTAGTAACCTTCCGCAGTTAGGTTGATTAGATAGGAGCGTCCATCACCGCGTACCTTCAACACGAGCGTATTATACTGGTTCCAGTCGTAGAATGCGTCCCGTTTAAATGACTTCTagatgttgaataaaaaagaaagaaagaaaacaaattaaattagatGTAAATGTCTCGTGTGCCGATTGGTTCGCAAGCATTCTTACCCTTACGCGTAGACTTTTGATATTAGCGTAACCAGCCCGTTTGATTCGGCCATCTTTAGGCACACGCGATTCTAGGGTGCCATGAAACAATCCGTATCCAGCCGGGCTTAGTTCGAGCGATGCCTGCGAATATCCCTGACCATGGTCCTTGTCCGTCGTTACGACCCAGCGGTCCAGATCGGTTTGCTTTTCAAATCCAAACACCACATCGATCTCACCCGGTCGGAACACTACAAACGGATCGCTTTCCAGCTTCTCTTTCCACTCCTGctgaaacaaagcaaactcCGTGCGCAGCTCCTTCAGCCCGTTAATGATTGATTCCTTCGTCGAAACACGCAGTTCTTTCTCGTAGCCACCTTTGCGATGGCGCTCCCAAAACAATCCGCTTGATAGGACGCCCGGCCGGATGAGGTTCGCCTCTAGCTGACGCACCAGCAGCCGGTTTTCGGTGACCTGCTGCCTTGTGGATGTGGTGGCCTTTTTCGGTAACGCATGGTACTCCCGCTCCCAACATCGACCAAGCGCTACAAACCGATGCCGCAGTGAATACATTCCCAGCATGAGAGTGGGAGTTTTGTTCAAGAGATCTTTGATTATTCGTACTAACTGCTTAACATCATTCCGGAACAACGCCGGCACAATGTTCTACCGAACACCTTATCCGTTTCAACACAGGTGACAACAAAATATTATGGTGCAATTCGACACcgacgaacaaaaacaaacagctgtcAAGGCACCATTTTCTACAGGTGCTGCTACACGGTTTGCATGGTTGTGAGGTGGTTGGATTAATTTGATACAGGAATAcaggaattaaaattaatcattctaCTGAGTATGAATCTAAGtctattaaaatttatgcatCTTAGAAGATTCTTGAATTCCATAAGATTTCAGAATTCTCAAATATCTATGAATCCCCAAACATGCCTAGATCAACATACTGAGATTCAGCACATAATTTGAATCAATCTTCTGTGAAGATCCATATGAAACTCTtcttaaaactaaaaacaatacaaaaacacatcaattCACAGAAattattgttgattttatttcctttttccgaTTCATTGTTCACACAATTATACAACGATGACTAGTGCACAAATATGTATGATTagtaccttttttgttttcttctctggCCTGTttccacaaaacaaatacatatcCTTATATCACtacaaatataaaatattgttacctttttctgttcttttttgttgtgtattaTTTTGCTCATGTATACCATGTGTTTTCGTCCGCATTTCAGAGGCTAAATAATCACTATTTATCCCGCACATTGCCCGTTTCCCCGAATGAAGGATACTGTAGGGAAGTATACCTAAGTCTTTAAGAGATCTCATACGCATTCTGATGTACGTGTCTAGTAATAATGATGTAACGAAAACTATTGTTACGAATACGGTTGTGTATGTTTACTAGGAATGGTATggaatggtttggtttgttttcttttttcagctGTACGTACCTAATGTAGCTAAGGTCGATCTACTTGTTCCCTTCATATCTCGTTGATTTGCATCGCAACAGGAATTCATTTATTCGCGTTTACCCTCCTTTTTACTTCTCTAGCTTGTATAACGATGAGACTGAATACTGGTTACATAAATATGTAAAAGAGAAATGTGGAATAAAATACGAAAACCACTCAATACTGAATATCTGCTGCCGAAAGCGAACTAGTAACGGGATAAAACAAATACGTCAAAATTAGAGCACATATTGGCTGGACGGGAAAGTTAGGAAGCAAATATGTAAATGTATCTCATCACCCACCTAATATCTCTCGGTAAGAGCGTTGCTCTTAACGGAATACGTatatgtttacaaacaaatactGAACTATTCTAGGTGCTCTTAAGCTATGTAGTCAGTGTATCAGAGTGTTCTTTGTACGAATCATATTTAGTTCTTGGGTTGTACTTTTCTAAATAGCATACGAAGGATGCGAGACTATTTCAACATATCTCGCACACCAAGCCGTACTGAGATCTATAAACGAAGCGaaacgcaaaacaatctaCTGAAAGTTGAACTCCACCTGTACTAGTTGTACGAGCGTTACACTCAAATGAATCAATCGCCTGCCGCCTTGGACGGTATTACTTTAGACCGTAGCATTGCCACAAGCCGTGAGGCAAATACCGTGGCAGAAGCAAGATTCGTCGTCGGGACCGGTTTTACCACCGGTGCAGTCACATCCAACGGTGTGTAGCTATTCTCCAGCGAACCACCACAAtctggaaaatgaaaaagtgTGTAGTCAAACAAATCTACCGATATTTGTCCTGCCCTGTCATTTTGCTTACCGTTCGATGTTTCATCCTCCTCGATGTTGAGGTTCGAAATGTCGGACAGGGTAAGGTCCTTTTCCTCGTCCTCCAACAGCAGACTCGAGTACGACTGGGAAGTATTGTTGTCACTCAGCGAACGGGAACCCGTCAATGCAAGCGCCCCGACTGCTGTTGCCGCTTCCTGCACCAACGGATGAGAGCTGTTCCCTTCATTCCCTTCCGgcgcttgttgctgttgaatgTAGCCTTTTCCACCCTCGTCCTCATTGCCAATCGAATCCGGAAACGAGCAGCACGCCTCGGACGATTCGTCACTGTCGCTGCTGCAGACCATGATAACTTCGTCGATGTTATCGCAACCGGATgaggaagatgaagatgaggaGCAGGATGAACGAGACGATGCCGGCGATGAGGAAACGGAACAGGAAGATGGCGATGAAGCTGATGAAGCTAATGGCGAACTGCAGTTAAAGTTGTAGTTTTCGTCACTCTCGCCCGACAGCTCGTTGCTTTGCATTTCGCTTATTTTGGAGAGGATGTGTGGATAAAAATCGCGTGCAGTTGTATTGTTCGGCTCGTATTGTAGTACTgtggaagaatttttgaatgGATTTTAGTGATAGCATAGCTTTACAACTAATTTAGTGTATTTCTTTTcctgataaagaaaaaaaactacaataaatgatgacgatgagtGCCACCTCATACCCCAATATAGTGATGCGAGGATCAGTCCCCTACTCTCTatctttaaagaaaaaatcacactTACTCTGCTTGCAGTACTTAAGCGCATTTACATAGTCACGAATCATAATGGCCGACAGGaactgaaaagtgaaagagAGAAGGGTTTAAAatggtgttgtgttttattcatcttttgagaagagtcatccATATGAAGCTTCAGTGAAGAATCAATTCACATCATACAATATTTTTGAATCTTCAAATCCCAAAAGATTCATAGTAGGCAAAAGAATCATAAATCCTGCAATAATCATGAACCCACACTGATAGTCTTCTCGACGCATTATGAATTATCTTATATCTACGAATGATGtacgagaaaaaaagatattcATAACCTTTCAGGGATTCAgatcaaagatt
This sequence is a window from Anopheles marshallii chromosome X, idAnoMarsDA_429_01, whole genome shotgun sequence. Protein-coding genes within it:
- the LOC128709441 gene encoding complex I intermediate-associated protein 30, mitochondrial, yielding MLGMYSLRHRFVALGRCWEREYHALPKKATTSTRQQVTENRLLVRQLEANLIRPGVLSSGLFWERHRKGGYEKELRVSTKESIINGLKELRTEFALFQQEWKEKLESDPFVVFRPGEIDVVFGFEKQTDLDRWVVTTDKDHGQGYSQASLELSPAGYGLFHGTLESRVPKDGRIKRAGYANIKSLRVRKSFKRDAFYDWNQYNTLVLKVRGDGRSYLINLTAEGYYDILWNDIYHYVLYTRGGPHWQVAKIPFSKFFLASKGRVQDQQGPVPLNRITNVGFSVGSRGGHEGSFRLELDFIGLEFDPSHQEEFAYEMYRQPKYIVAT
- the LOC128710962 gene encoding putative protein TPRXL, giving the protein MSANLYRRQLCCCAPMSDYCTKMALLDDTNGNTVNINNQPAAEAAADGCTVGAGMAPTTVDSVTMLHSPSNDDLSQSLSEYTDADESISAPTELLAEFLSAIMIRDYVNALKYCKQILQYEPNNTTARDFYPHILSKISEMQSNELSGESDENYNFNCSSPLASSASSPSSCSVSSSPASSRSSCSSSSSSSSGCDNIDEVIMVCSSDSDESSEACCSFPDSIGNEDEGGKGYIQQQQAPEGNEGNSSHPLVQEAATAVGALALTGSRSLSDNNTSQSYSSLLLEDEEKDLTLSDISNLNIEEDETSNDCGGSLENSYTPLDVTAPVVKPVPTTNLASATVFASRLVAMLRSKVIPSKAAGD